The window GAGGCGTTGAGAGCAATTCTTTCCTATGGATTTGAAGAGTTAGACTTACACCGAATAGGCGCGACGGTTTTTCTGGAAAACGAGCCCTCATATAAGCTGTTAGAGAAACTCGGATTTTCACGGGAAGGTGTTTTGCGCGATTATCTGTATTCCTATGAATCCTTCCATGATGTTTTTATGTATTCATTATTAAAGTGGGAATGGTCATGAACGAAATGAACAGGAAGAGAAGCATGCATAAACAGTTTTAAATTTGAATTTTTCAATTATTCATCCGCTTCATAGTTTAAGTGGGGGTGAAGAAAATGAAACTCATTTTAAAAAGGCTGGCCATCATCCTAGCAATTATAGTAGTAGTGGTTATCGGGATGCGGGAGTGGATGAACTCCCGCTCTTTTCAATTGTTTGGTGACATTTCCAATCGGATCGAAACGGACGAAAAAGTAGTAGCCTTAACCTTTGATGATGGCCCAACTGAAATCACCTCAGTCATTCTGTCGATTTTAGAAAAAGAAGATGTGAAGGCTACGTTTTATCTGAACGGAAACATGATTGAAAGATTTCCAGCTGAAACAAAAATGATTATTGAAGCAGGTCATGAGCTTGGAAATCATACATTTTCTCATGAACGAATGGTGTTTAAGTCTTTGGAGACTATTCAATCAGAAGTAGAGCGAACATCGGCTTTAATTCAGGTATCAGGCTATGAGAAAATGCCTACATTTCGACCTCCTTACGGGGAAAAACTGATAACACTACCTTGGTATTTATCACAAAATGATATTCAAACGATCATGTGGAACATTGAACCAGAATCCTATCCGGACGTGATTACGAGCGCAGATAATATCAAAAATCATGTGATTGAAAAAGTGGAACCGGGTTCTATCATATTATTACATGTCATGTTTGATGATGAAAATAGATATTCATTAGAAGCCGTTGACGGAATCATTACTTCGTTAAAAGAAAAGGGATACAAATTCAAAACTGTTTCTGAGCTTCTCAAATATGAATGACAATCAGACTAGATCTAATGGACTTTATAATGATTGATTCACGACGAATGGGCAGAAATTGAAGGGAAGCAATCAAGCAAGCAACATATGCTTCATAGAGTAGAAAAAAATGAAAATAATACCTTTCTTTTGTTGGGTTAATAAAAAGCATATAAATTCTCCACCCTTTATTAAAGGCTCTTTTCGTAGACTTTGTTGATATCGGCATATAGAAAAAACAGGCAGTATGGTTTTTTCGATAGATTTCTTACTTTTTATCTAAAAATGGATAATTTTTCATTTGGAAAGGCTGTTTTCGCAAAGATTGTTGCTTTTCGTATCAGTTAATCATTTGTAATATAGTTTGTTTCGGGCATCATTTCGTCTGTTTTTGATAGAAATCAACAATGAAATGGAGGATTTAGTCAAAAATCAGATGAAATAGCCACAATGAATACGAAAAGAGCCTTTGGAAAAGAGTACGAAGTCATACAAATCAGGGAATCTATTCCTATTCGAAAAGCCACAATCTTTGCGGAAATAGCCTTATTAAAAATGATTTCTAAAAAGTGTAGGTATATTATCATCCATTTAACAAATGCTAATAATGAGATCTTGGCGGCCACCGAGATTTCTGTACCACCAACAACTGGGCAGCCTTAATACTGGCTTTGTCTAAAAAAGGAAACCATCCTACGTTGGATATTACTTTGACGTATTGGATGGTTTTCTTTTTTCAAGAGGCTATTTTCGCAAAGTTTGGTGCTTTTCGATCCTTGCTATAAATGTTGTTATAGGTCTGTTTGTGGGCATCTTTTCGTCCATTTTTGCTGGAAATCAGCAGCAAAATGGAGGATTCTATCTAAAATCAGACAAAATAGCCACTATGTATTCGAAAAGAGCGTTTCAGGAAAAGATACTAGTGTAGCGTAAAATATCCGAAAATTCAATCTATTTTTCATCGTTGGGGGTAAAAAGGTAATTTTCCAGAGATGAAACTGAACATATATTTTTTTACATAGTAGAGGAACACTAATGGAAGATAGAAAGTGAGTAAATTTATTTCATTCTTCTCTGTTCAGAAATGGAGGAGTTTTGTTAAAAGAAAACTACAGCTAAAAACGAATAAGTTGACTTTTGTGTTACTGTTATATATCGTATGATACACAGGTGTAACAAGAGGAGGTGGTTTTATGAGTAAATCAAGAGCTAAAATAATTGAAACAGCGATTCAAGTTCTTAGTCTAGATGAGTCTGCTTCTTTAGAAGACATTGCTGTAGCAGCTGGAGTCAGTAGAATGACACTTCATAGAAATTTCCGAAATAGAGAAACATTATTTAAAGAAATTCACGAATCACTAATTCAACACACTTTATCAA of the Bacillus sp. 2205SS5-2 genome contains:
- a CDS encoding polysaccharide deacetylase family protein; this encodes MKLILKRLAIILAIIVVVVIGMREWMNSRSFQLFGDISNRIETDEKVVALTFDDGPTEITSVILSILEKEDVKATFYLNGNMIERFPAETKMIIEAGHELGNHTFSHERMVFKSLETIQSEVERTSALIQVSGYEKMPTFRPPYGEKLITLPWYLSQNDIQTIMWNIEPESYPDVITSADNIKNHVIEKVEPGSIILLHVMFDDENRYSLEAVDGIITSLKEKGYKFKTVSELLKYE